A genomic segment from Thermostichus lividus PCC 6715 encodes:
- a CDS encoding cyclic peptide export ABC transporter: MKLFRILLQAAWPTVAGAAFAGLLNGGSTAGLIALINATLQGTPSLQPLLPWGFIVLGGLLLLTHFASQVLLVRAAQQAVYEMRLLLGRQILASPLRQLEAIGQPQLLATLTEDVDAVARSFSVLPNLFNAVAIVCGCLIYMGWLSPPLFFALVALIGIGAGSYMVLAGKARQFLEQARSEQDRLFQHFRSLTEGVKELKLNRRRRLAFLHQELEPTAQQTRQQNQLGYMVFAIAASWGQLLLFVTIGFFLFTLPHLLGATPTVLSGYVLTIIYLMLPMQQVIDAIPIFSRASVALKKVESLQLSLEEPQQDPDASADFMPLSWQRLRLENIRHQYRGTHEDEPVTFTLGPLSLKAEAGELIFIVGGNGSGKSTLAKIITGLYVPDQGEIWVDDHCLTPNDYEWYRQHFSAVFSDFYLFDRLLGLDSPDRLAVVPYYLDKLRLSHKVRLEGNRFSTTSLSQGERKRLGLLMAYLDDRPAYLFDEWAADQDPVFRDIFYRQLLPELKAQGKTVFVISHDDRYFDVADQLLKLDYGQLVQHTCRNQ, encoded by the coding sequence GTGAAGCTGTTCCGTATTCTGCTTCAGGCCGCATGGCCAACCGTCGCGGGAGCAGCTTTTGCTGGACTCCTCAACGGGGGGAGTACCGCCGGCCTCATTGCCCTGATTAATGCCACCCTCCAGGGAACCCCATCGTTACAACCGCTATTGCCGTGGGGGTTTATTGTTTTGGGGGGGCTGCTACTGCTGACTCACTTCGCCTCTCAGGTCTTGCTAGTGCGCGCAGCCCAACAAGCCGTCTATGAAATGCGCTTACTCCTTGGACGGCAAATTTTAGCCTCTCCCCTGCGGCAACTCGAAGCCATTGGCCAGCCGCAACTGCTAGCAACCCTCACAGAAGACGTAGATGCGGTCGCCCGATCGTTTTCAGTGTTGCCCAATCTCTTTAATGCCGTGGCGATTGTGTGTGGCTGTTTAATCTATATGGGTTGGTTGTCACCGCCCCTATTTTTTGCTCTAGTTGCTTTAATTGGCATTGGTGCAGGTAGCTACATGGTTCTGGCGGGAAAAGCCCGGCAGTTTCTCGAGCAAGCGCGCAGCGAACAGGATCGGCTGTTTCAGCATTTTCGTAGCCTCACCGAGGGGGTAAAAGAACTAAAGCTAAATCGGCGGCGACGGCTGGCATTTCTGCATCAAGAACTAGAACCCACCGCCCAGCAAACGCGACAGCAAAACCAATTAGGGTATATGGTCTTTGCCATTGCCGCCAGTTGGGGGCAGTTATTGCTCTTCGTCACCATTGGCTTCTTCCTGTTTACGTTGCCGCACCTGCTGGGAGCAACGCCGACGGTGCTCTCCGGCTATGTCCTAACTATTATTTACCTGATGCTGCCGATGCAGCAGGTGATTGATGCCATTCCTATTTTTAGTCGTGCCAGCGTTGCCCTCAAAAAAGTGGAATCCTTGCAACTGAGCTTGGAGGAACCACAGCAAGACCCTGATGCCAGTGCTGACTTCATGCCCTTGAGCTGGCAGAGGCTGCGCTTGGAAAACATTCGCCATCAGTACCGCGGCACCCATGAGGATGAGCCAGTGACCTTTACCCTTGGCCCGCTCAGTCTAAAAGCAGAGGCTGGCGAGCTAATTTTTATTGTGGGGGGCAATGGCAGTGGCAAATCTACCCTAGCCAAGATTATTACTGGCCTTTACGTGCCGGATCAGGGCGAGATTTGGGTGGATGATCATTGCCTGACTCCCAACGACTATGAATGGTATCGGCAGCACTTTAGCGCGGTCTTCAGTGACTTTTATTTATTTGATCGGCTCTTGGGTCTGGATTCTCCAGACCGCTTAGCAGTGGTGCCCTACTACCTCGATAAGTTACGCCTGAGTCATAAAGTCCGGCTTGAGGGCAATCGCTTTTCTACCACGTCCCTCTCTCAAGGCGAGCGCAAACGCCTCGGGCTACTGATGGCCTATCTCGACGATCGCCCCGCCTATCTCTTTGATGAATGGGCGGCGGATCAAGATCCCGTCTTTCGCGATATTTTTTACCGCCAACTGCTACCGGAGCTAAAGGCACAGGGCAAAACCGTATTTGTCATTAGCCATGACGATCGCTACTTTGATGTGGCTGACCAACTCCTGAAGCTAGACTACGGCCAACTGGTGCAGCACACTTGCCGCAATCAATAG
- a CDS encoding M20 family metallopeptidase, which yields MLARIRQLAASLTPRLIDIRRHLHRYPELSGEEHQTAAYVAGVLSSAGLTIQQNVGRVGVVAELAGATGEDRIIALRTDMDALPIQERTNLDFSSKHPGVMHACGHDVHTTVGLGTAMVLAALKDELPGSVRFIFQPAEEIAQGASWMIADGVMKDVSAILSLHVFPSIAAGEVAVRYGALTAAADDLELTILGESGHGARPHEAVDAIWIAAQVISALQQAISRTQNPLRPVVLTFGKIYGGRAPNVIADQVTLQGTVRSLHPETRNNLPTWIEQIVANVCNAYGARYKLHYRRGVPGVENTPYLSQLLAEAATDVVGSAHVHILPEPSLGAEDFALYLEHAPGAMFRLGVGFRDRPNYPLHHPEFDVDEQAIPVGVMTLAHAICRYWQLPY from the coding sequence ATGCTTGCTCGCATTCGCCAATTGGCTGCTAGTCTTACGCCTCGCTTGATTGACATTCGCCGACACCTGCACCGCTACCCAGAACTCAGTGGCGAAGAGCATCAAACCGCAGCTTATGTGGCAGGGGTGCTGTCTTCTGCGGGCTTGACCATACAGCAGAATGTGGGGCGTGTGGGGGTTGTGGCGGAACTGGCTGGCGCAACCGGTGAAGACCGTATCATTGCCCTGCGCACGGATATGGATGCACTGCCCATTCAGGAGCGCACTAACCTAGACTTTAGCTCGAAGCATCCGGGGGTGATGCACGCCTGTGGTCACGATGTTCACACTACCGTTGGCTTAGGAACAGCAATGGTTTTGGCGGCTCTCAAAGATGAATTGCCCGGGTCGGTACGTTTTATTTTCCAGCCAGCGGAAGAAATTGCCCAAGGGGCAAGTTGGATGATTGCCGATGGCGTCATGAAGGACGTGAGTGCCATTCTTTCCCTACATGTGTTTCCTAGTATTGCGGCTGGGGAGGTGGCGGTTCGCTATGGGGCTCTCACGGCTGCTGCTGATGATCTCGAGTTGACGATTTTAGGGGAGTCGGGGCATGGAGCACGTCCCCACGAAGCGGTGGATGCAATTTGGATCGCGGCACAGGTGATCAGTGCGCTGCAACAGGCGATTAGCCGCACTCAAAACCCATTGCGGCCGGTGGTACTCACCTTTGGCAAAATTTACGGCGGCCGTGCCCCCAATGTGATTGCCGATCAGGTGACGTTGCAGGGAACGGTGCGATCGCTCCATCCTGAAACTCGCAACAACCTGCCAACGTGGATTGAACAGATTGTGGCGAATGTGTGTAATGCCTACGGTGCCCGCTACAAGCTGCACTATCGCCGAGGGGTGCCGGGGGTCGAAAATACGCCTTACCTGTCGCAGCTACTGGCGGAGGCCGCCACTGATGTGGTAGGGTCTGCCCACGTCCACATTTTGCCGGAGCCGTCCCTTGGGGCGGAGGATTTTGCACTGTACCTTGAACACGCTCCGGGGGCAATGTTTCGGCTTGGGGTTGGTTTTCGCGATCGCCCCAACTATCCCTTGCACCACCCAGAGTTTGATGTGGATGAGCAAGCGATTCCCGTGGGGGTGATGACCTTAGCCCATGCCATCTGCCGCTATTGGCAGCTTCCCTATTGA
- a CDS encoding O-linked N-acetylglucosamine transferase family protein, producing the protein MRILFIDRISWDYTLQTPYERPLGGSQSALCYLADHLSQRGHQISLFKFNNVPRIEIVRGVPHFPLSLLTAEFLEYLNPEVAILLNRGFGNQDLRAMLPPATRLVLWTQHAYNQPAVAPLRDPQEQALYDHVVLISDWQRQTYIEHFQLPPNKITILRNAIAPCFENLFADSDSILAHKTPHLTLAYTSTPFRGLNLLLEVMPQIHAAHPTATLNVYSSMKVYQQTDEDDKYADLYQRCQALPGVNYIGSLPQPDLVQALRTTTIWAYPNTFAETSCIAALEAMASGCYLITSAFGALPETTAGFADLIPYPQDTAAYLSAYGHALHRALDRFSQPEHWPALEDHLRAQVTYIHQHCTWSLRAQEWEAFLTSLVSPTLSIAALPRWQARLRDYLQQRRYAEVITLCDTLSEQFPTAHCWLAYQGAAYVLQAQEAEAQLLWSVYLSEFDAAEQEEISTDWANCLLELAGVPSLTIDMQFALTSYAYEFAATPRNGLQLLYRSLQLGLPEPDIQDLLSQLLGVLSQPLEITPSDTDTLIASIKALLKNYSDLAEVPLFVKALSGHAELRPLLETLLFEHLNNDPAKFASRLAEPYLELATKQWGLYEFLSRVCAKGKVPELALHCANRLFDFPATPLRQDMSVTAKLHVLQTFKYDLSYAQTVKALYQEWLEGSQDSNHYLAEQTQQQAIDFGSIFYAIASYFHLCHQVDQPAQIKPIYNDRNRIFHDYGRYLLPVEPYYKPSQPQQTLPSNSSKIRVGFIGSCFFEHPASHQIRAFIRLCDRGRFELFAYNPWSRTAKADRLAEWFEATFTQFRKCDINAGEIAQQIYEDRIDLLIDLDSCTSDITFQLLSLKPAPVQATWVGFDAIGLPTVDYFIADPYILPDGAQAWYTETLWRLPHCYLSLDGYDVANKTSIRKHLGLGDDTVVFLCAQRASKIQPEMLKLQLAIVAAVKNAVLVIKYHQSSTLFEQWCRDVASAEGFDLSKLHFLTSDVPEVHRANLYDVDVVLDTYPYTGGAMSLEALWLEVPIVTKVGQQFVARHTYTFLKNVGVTDGIALSDEEYVNWGIRMGTEPELRRHVCWQLRQAKRSAPLWNPQQHAREMEQALTAMVNRYRSGDLVVPLGHHVGA; encoded by the coding sequence ATGCGGATTCTGTTTATTGATCGAATTTCTTGGGACTATACCCTACAAACCCCCTACGAGCGCCCTTTAGGGGGATCCCAATCAGCCCTTTGCTATTTGGCAGATCACCTGAGCCAGCGGGGGCATCAAATCTCGTTATTTAAATTTAACAATGTGCCTCGCATCGAAATTGTCCGGGGAGTGCCCCATTTCCCCCTCTCATTACTGACAGCCGAATTTTTAGAGTACCTCAACCCCGAGGTGGCAATCCTCCTAAACCGTGGCTTTGGCAATCAGGATCTGCGCGCCATGCTTCCCCCCGCCACCCGCTTAGTGCTGTGGACTCAGCACGCCTACAATCAGCCGGCGGTGGCCCCTCTCCGAGACCCCCAAGAACAAGCCCTTTACGATCACGTTGTCCTCATCAGTGACTGGCAACGGCAAACCTACATCGAGCACTTCCAACTGCCCCCTAACAAAATAACTATCCTGCGCAATGCCATTGCCCCCTGCTTTGAAAACCTATTTGCGGATAGCGACAGCATTCTTGCCCACAAAACCCCACACCTCACCCTTGCCTACACCAGCACTCCGTTCCGCGGTCTGAACCTGCTGTTGGAGGTGATGCCCCAAATTCACGCTGCCCATCCAACAGCCACGCTGAATGTCTATTCCAGCATGAAAGTCTATCAGCAGACCGATGAGGATGATAAGTATGCCGATCTCTATCAACGCTGTCAGGCGTTGCCTGGGGTCAACTACATTGGCTCACTCCCCCAACCCGACCTCGTTCAAGCCCTTCGAACCACCACTATCTGGGCCTATCCCAACACCTTTGCCGAAACCTCCTGCATTGCGGCGCTTGAAGCCATGGCTAGCGGCTGCTATCTCATTACCAGTGCCTTTGGGGCTTTGCCTGAAACCACCGCTGGTTTTGCAGACCTCATTCCCTATCCCCAAGATACAGCTGCTTACCTCAGTGCCTATGGGCACGCCTTGCATCGCGCCCTAGACCGATTTAGCCAGCCCGAGCACTGGCCAGCCCTCGAAGACCACCTCCGCGCCCAAGTGACCTATATCCACCAACATTGCACCTGGTCGCTACGGGCCCAAGAGTGGGAGGCATTTCTCACGTCTCTAGTGAGTCCAACGCTCTCTATTGCTGCTTTGCCCCGTTGGCAAGCACGACTCCGTGACTATCTCCAACAGCGCCGCTATGCCGAGGTCATCACCCTCTGCGACACCCTCAGTGAACAGTTTCCCACTGCTCACTGCTGGCTGGCCTATCAGGGGGCGGCCTATGTTCTTCAAGCCCAAGAGGCCGAAGCCCAGCTCCTCTGGTCGGTGTATCTGAGTGAGTTTGATGCCGCAGAGCAAGAAGAGATTAGTACAGATTGGGCGAACTGCCTCCTAGAGCTAGCTGGAGTACCCTCATTGACCATTGACATGCAGTTTGCGCTCACCAGCTATGCCTACGAATTTGCGGCCACGCCTCGGAACGGCCTGCAATTGTTGTATCGTTCTTTACAACTTGGGTTACCAGAGCCTGACATCCAAGATCTTCTCAGTCAACTCCTGGGCGTACTCTCTCAGCCTTTAGAGATAACTCCCTCAGACACAGATACCCTGATAGCTAGCATCAAGGCGTTGCTCAAAAACTACAGTGATCTTGCGGAAGTTCCCTTGTTTGTCAAGGCGCTGAGTGGCCATGCCGAACTCCGCCCCCTGCTGGAAACATTACTCTTTGAGCACCTCAATAATGACCCCGCTAAATTTGCCTCTCGTCTTGCTGAACCTTATCTGGAGCTTGCTACAAAACAATGGGGGCTGTACGAGTTTCTCTCGCGAGTGTGTGCCAAAGGCAAAGTACCTGAGTTAGCCTTGCACTGCGCCAATCGGCTCTTTGACTTTCCAGCCACCCCCCTACGCCAAGACATGAGTGTGACAGCGAAACTCCATGTGTTGCAAACCTTTAAGTACGATCTCAGCTATGCCCAAACGGTGAAGGCTCTCTATCAGGAATGGCTGGAGGGGTCTCAAGACAGCAACCATTACCTAGCGGAGCAGACCCAACAGCAGGCCATAGATTTTGGCAGTATTTTCTATGCCATTGCTTCTTATTTTCATCTGTGTCATCAGGTGGATCAACCCGCCCAGATCAAACCCATCTACAACGATCGCAATCGTATTTTTCACGATTATGGCCGTTACCTATTGCCTGTTGAACCGTACTATAAACCCTCGCAGCCACAACAGACTCTACCTAGCAACTCCTCCAAAATAAGGGTTGGCTTTATTGGTAGTTGTTTCTTTGAGCATCCCGCTAGCCATCAAATCCGTGCCTTTATTCGTTTGTGTGATCGAGGGCGGTTTGAACTGTTTGCCTATAACCCTTGGTCTCGCACCGCAAAGGCCGATCGCCTCGCTGAGTGGTTTGAGGCCACCTTTACTCAATTTCGCAAATGTGACATCAATGCTGGTGAGATTGCCCAACAAATTTACGAGGATCGCATCGATCTACTCATTGATCTCGATAGCTGCACTAGCGATATTACCTTTCAGCTCTTGAGCCTCAAACCAGCGCCAGTCCAAGCAACATGGGTGGGGTTTGATGCCATTGGCCTCCCCACAGTGGACTACTTCATTGCTGATCCCTATATCCTCCCTGATGGTGCCCAAGCGTGGTACACCGAAACTCTGTGGCGACTCCCCCATTGCTACTTATCGTTGGATGGCTATGATGTTGCTAATAAAACTAGTATCCGTAAGCACCTTGGCCTTGGCGATGACACTGTTGTGTTTCTGTGTGCCCAGCGTGCCAGCAAAATTCAACCAGAGATGCTAAAACTTCAGCTAGCGATTGTTGCTGCGGTCAAAAATGCTGTCTTGGTCATTAAATACCATCAGAGCAGTACCCTCTTTGAGCAGTGGTGTCGGGATGTTGCCTCCGCCGAGGGCTTTGACCTTAGTAAGCTGCATTTTTTAACCTCTGATGTCCCCGAAGTACACCGCGCGAATCTCTACGATGTGGATGTGGTGCTGGATACTTATCCCTATACGGGTGGTGCGATGAGCCTCGAAGCCCTATGGCTAGAAGTGCCCATTGTCACGAAAGTGGGGCAACAGTTTGTGGCTCGCCATACCTACACCTTTCTCAAAAATGTTGGGGTCACGGACGGAATTGCCCTCAGCGATGAGGAATACGTCAACTGGGGAATCCGTATGGGCACTGAGCCGGAGCTACGCCGCCATGTCTGCTGGCAACTCCGCCAAGCTAAGCGTAGCGCTCCCCTGTGGAATCCGCAGCAGCATGCCCGTGAGATGGAGCAAGCTCTCACAGCAATGGTTAACCGCTATCGTAGTGGCGATTTAGTGGTTCCGCTAGGCCATCACGTCGGTGCCTGA
- a CDS encoding cysteine desulfurase family protein, producing the protein MPPIYLDGLATTPVDPQVLAAMLPYFSDRPGNASNSAHAYGWEAAAAVEVARQYLAAAINADPSAIIFTSGATEADNLALKGVAEAYYSHGRHIITVQTEHSAVLAPCRYLESVGFRVTYLGVNPQGHIDLEALEEAFAADTILVSVMAANNEIGVIHPLAEIGRRCRDRNVLFHCDAAQALGKVPLDVQQMHIDLMSLTAHKLYGPKGIGALYLRRDRPRVQLAPQLHGGEQEQGWRSGTLATPLIVGFGEAVRLAQSRFTADMAHLRHLKQHLWQGLSALGEVYVNGDLEQGLPNCLNISIGGVDGSALLRALYPHVALSSGSACSSAKATPSHVLLALGRSPQLARATLRFGLLRTTTLEEINQVIGYVTECVQHLRQ; encoded by the coding sequence ATGCCCCCCATCTACTTAGATGGACTGGCCACAACGCCTGTTGATCCGCAGGTTCTGGCAGCAATGCTGCCCTACTTTAGCGATCGCCCCGGAAATGCCAGTAATAGCGCCCATGCCTACGGCTGGGAAGCAGCGGCGGCGGTGGAAGTGGCGCGGCAGTATTTGGCGGCGGCCATCAATGCCGACCCGTCGGCCATTATTTTTACGAGTGGTGCCACTGAAGCAGATAACCTTGCCCTGAAAGGGGTTGCGGAGGCCTACTACAGTCATGGTCGCCATATCATTACGGTGCAGACAGAGCACAGTGCGGTACTGGCTCCCTGCCGTTATCTAGAGTCTGTGGGGTTTCGGGTCACCTATTTGGGGGTGAATCCCCAAGGTCATATTGATCTGGAGGCTCTCGAAGAGGCGTTTGCTGCCGATACGATTTTAGTGTCGGTGATGGCTGCCAATAATGAAATTGGGGTGATCCATCCCTTAGCAGAGATTGGTCGCCGCTGTCGCGATCGCAATGTGCTGTTTCATTGTGATGCCGCCCAAGCCCTTGGCAAAGTTCCCTTGGATGTTCAGCAGATGCACATTGATCTGATGTCGCTGACGGCACACAAGCTCTATGGCCCCAAGGGAATTGGTGCGTTGTATCTGCGGCGCGATCGCCCTAGGGTGCAGTTAGCGCCCCAACTCCACGGCGGCGAGCAGGAGCAAGGATGGCGATCGGGTACCCTTGCTACCCCGCTCATTGTTGGCTTCGGTGAGGCGGTGCGCTTAGCTCAGTCCCGCTTCACCGCGGATATGGCTCACCTGCGCCATCTCAAGCAGCATCTCTGGCAGGGGCTTTCAGCCCTAGGGGAGGTCTATGTGAATGGGGATTTAGAGCAGGGTTTGCCCAACTGCCTGAATATTAGCATCGGCGGTGTTGACGGCAGTGCCCTGCTGCGAGCACTGTATCCCCACGTTGCCCTGTCCTCTGGATCCGCCTGTAGCAGCGCAAAAGCTACCCCCTCCCATGTATTACTGGCCTTGGGGCGATCGCCCCAACTCGCTCGGGCAACGCTCCGCTTTGGCTTACTGCGAACTACCACCCTAGAAGAGATCAATCAGGTGATTGGCTACGTGACGGAATGCGTGCAGCACCTACGGCAATAG
- a CDS encoding DUF3084 domain-containing protein: protein MAGYVLVLAVIVLGGAIATVGDRLGSKVGKARLSLFNLRPRQTAVLITILTGSLISASTLALLFALSRELQDGLLRIGTIRKQQQAAERELAETRAQKEAIEAELAQSQVELATVRERLGQTNQILEQAVNRQTLTEAELNQLQNRYTTAQAELKQFEAQGTQLRQEIQRLQQERDTIQGRLRDVAGQKIALENAIRTAQERLAEVESQKNSLQAEIDRIQDQLAVANQQQQVLRDQQRTLQQEIAALEASRQRLEENVNILLLGLRRGTVSIRTGQVLASAVIQNVSDRDQATKAIEQLLREARRNAIVLNNPQNLRPTDQVIQVTAEDINRLRAQISDGQPYVVRILAAANYLQGENNILVVPQVARNQEVFREGENLATISFDPSQMTDEQIFQRLDQLFTVSNQRAISSGVLPDPVTGSVGSFRQIELVKFILDLKDYQGTVDISAVTPTPVYTAGPLTLSLVARQNQRVILRSG from the coding sequence ATGGCTGGGTACGTTTTGGTTTTAGCGGTTATTGTTTTAGGCGGCGCGATCGCAACCGTTGGCGATCGGCTGGGTTCCAAGGTGGGCAAAGCGCGCCTGAGTTTGTTTAATTTGCGCCCACGGCAAACAGCCGTGCTGATTACCATTCTCACCGGTAGCCTAATTTCCGCCTCTACCTTAGCCTTACTCTTTGCCCTCAGTCGGGAACTACAGGATGGTCTATTGCGAATTGGCACGATTCGCAAGCAACAGCAGGCAGCGGAACGGGAACTGGCAGAGACCCGCGCCCAAAAAGAAGCCATTGAAGCCGAGCTGGCCCAATCCCAAGTAGAACTTGCCACGGTTCGCGAACGCCTTGGCCAAACCAATCAAATTTTAGAGCAGGCGGTTAACCGCCAAACCCTCACCGAGGCAGAACTCAACCAACTGCAAAACCGCTACACCACCGCCCAAGCTGAACTCAAACAGTTTGAAGCCCAAGGGACACAACTGCGACAGGAAATTCAACGCCTGCAACAGGAGCGAGACACCATTCAGGGTCGCCTGCGCGATGTGGCCGGTCAAAAAATAGCCTTAGAAAACGCAATTCGCACCGCCCAAGAGCGGTTGGCCGAGGTGGAGTCGCAGAAAAACAGCCTCCAAGCGGAGATTGACCGTATTCAAGATCAACTGGCGGTGGCTAACCAACAGCAGCAGGTGCTACGGGATCAGCAGCGCACCCTTCAGCAGGAAATTGCTGCCCTCGAAGCCAGTCGCCAACGCCTAGAGGAAAATGTCAATATTTTGTTGCTGGGGTTACGGCGGGGCACGGTGTCTATTCGCACGGGCCAGGTGCTTGCCTCGGCAGTCATTCAAAACGTCAGCGATCGCGACCAAGCCACCAAAGCCATTGAGCAACTGCTACGGGAGGCACGCCGCAATGCCATCGTCCTGAATAATCCCCAAAACCTGAGACCCACTGATCAGGTGATTCAGGTTACCGCAGAAGACATTAATCGCCTCCGTGCCCAAATTAGTGACGGTCAGCCCTACGTCGTGCGAATTCTAGCTGCTGCCAACTATTTACAGGGGGAAAATAACATTTTAGTTGTGCCGCAAGTGGCTCGCAACCAAGAGGTTTTTCGCGAAGGCGAGAACTTGGCCACCATCTCCTTTGATCCGAGCCAAATGACCGACGAACAGATTTTCCAGCGGCTCGATCAGTTGTTTACCGTCAGCAATCAGCGGGCTATTTCCTCCGGCGTTCTCCCAGATCCTGTCACCGGCAGCGTTGGTTCCTTCCGGCAGATTGAACTGGTGAAATTCATCTTGGATCTCAAAGATTATCAGGGCACTGTCGATATTAGCGCGGTCACCCCCACGCCCGTCTATACCGCAGGCCCGCTCACCCTCTCTCTAGTTGCCCGCCAAAACCAGCGGGTTATCCTGCGCAGTGGTTAG
- the xth gene encoding exodeoxyribonuclease III has product MQIATWNVNSIRTRLDHVCQWLDATGVDYLCLQETKVVDAEFPRHAFLERGYFVYCSGQKAYNGVAIISRQPLAAVEAGFAPHLPTQADLDDQKRLIRAQLAPDLTLVNVYIPNGGEYASEKYHYKLRWLVGLYNYLQQLRGEVILCGDFNIAPEDKDLFDASDRATKVGATDAEREQLAAIRALGFCDAFRHFTDAAGHYSWWDYRAGAFRRNHGWRIDHLYITTGLKQRAQACRIDVAPRRLPKPSDHAPVILTIE; this is encoded by the coding sequence TTGCAAATTGCCACTTGGAATGTCAACTCAATTCGCACTCGCCTTGACCATGTGTGCCAATGGTTAGACGCTACAGGCGTGGACTATTTGTGTTTGCAAGAGACAAAGGTGGTGGATGCGGAATTTCCACGGCACGCTTTTTTAGAGCGCGGCTACTTTGTCTATTGTAGTGGCCAAAAGGCGTACAACGGCGTTGCCATTATTAGCCGTCAGCCCCTTGCAGCAGTGGAAGCAGGCTTTGCCCCCCATCTGCCCACCCAAGCTGACTTAGACGATCAAAAACGATTAATCCGCGCCCAGTTAGCCCCTGACCTGACACTGGTTAACGTTTATATTCCCAATGGGGGCGAATACGCCAGCGAGAAATACCACTACAAACTGCGTTGGTTAGTGGGGCTGTACAACTATCTTCAACAGCTGCGGGGGGAGGTCATTCTCTGCGGTGATTTTAATATTGCACCCGAAGACAAGGATCTGTTTGATGCCAGCGATCGCGCCACAAAGGTCGGTGCCACCGATGCCGAGCGGGAACAGTTGGCCGCCATTCGTGCCTTGGGGTTCTGCGATGCCTTCCGCCACTTTACCGATGCCGCTGGCCATTATTCCTGGTGGGATTATCGGGCGGGGGCGTTTCGCCGCAATCATGGTTGGCGCATTGATCACCTGTACATCACCACCGGTCTCAAGCAGCGAGCACAGGCGTGCCGGATTGATGTGGCACCGCGCCGCCTGCCTAAACCCAGTGATCATGCACCGGTGATTTTAACAATTGAATAA
- the surE gene encoding 5'/3'-nucleotidase SurE, producing the protein MRLLIANDDGVFAPGIRCLADTLAIAGHDVSVVCPDRERSATGHSLTVFDPIRAEVVRDRFHPSIQAWACSGTPSDCVKLALGALLQELPDFVVSGINQGSNLGTDILYSGTVSAAMEGVIEGIPSIAMSLTSFTVHDFQPAADFACHLLKALESSVPLPPKMLLNVNVPALPASEIAGVAITRQGIRRYHDLFQKRVDPRGKTYYWLAGEVVEEYPQDPDQLPTDVEAIAQNLISITPLTFDLTYSQGLTQLSAWLESETVRQLFNC; encoded by the coding sequence ATGCGTTTACTCATTGCCAATGATGATGGGGTCTTTGCCCCCGGTATCCGTTGCCTTGCGGATACGTTGGCGATCGCCGGTCATGATGTGAGTGTGGTGTGCCCCGATCGTGAGCGATCGGCCACCGGTCATAGTTTGACGGTTTTTGACCCCATCCGCGCTGAAGTGGTTCGCGATCGCTTTCATCCGAGTATTCAGGCCTGGGCCTGCTCAGGGACGCCGTCGGATTGCGTTAAATTGGCGCTAGGGGCGTTGCTACAGGAACTGCCGGATTTTGTGGTGTCGGGGATTAATCAAGGCTCAAATCTCGGTACCGATATTCTCTATTCGGGGACGGTGTCCGCGGCGATGGAAGGGGTGATTGAGGGCATCCCCAGCATTGCCATGAGCCTGACCAGCTTTACCGTCCATGACTTTCAGCCCGCTGCGGACTTTGCCTGTCATTTATTAAAAGCCTTAGAGTCGTCAGTGCCTCTGCCGCCGAAAATGCTCTTGAATGTGAATGTGCCTGCCCTGCCTGCCAGTGAGATTGCGGGGGTGGCCATTACCCGCCAAGGCATTCGCCGCTACCATGATTTGTTTCAGAAGCGGGTTGACCCCCGGGGGAAAACTTACTACTGGCTTGCGGGAGAGGTGGTAGAAGAATATCCCCAAGATCCAGATCAACTCCCCACCGATGTGGAGGCGATCGCCCAAAACCTCATTAGCATTACACCCTTGACCTTTGATTTAACCTATTCCCAAGGACTCACACAGCTTTCTGCATGGCTCGAGAGCGAAACCGTCCGGCAGTTATTCAATTGTTAA